The segment AAACCGAACGCTCTATGTGGCGGACATCGGCGACAAAAAAACTTACCGATACGACATCGCCGAAGACGGATCTTTGACGAATCGAAAATTATTTTGCCAATCCGGCAGCGACGGTATGACCATCGACGTCGAGCGCCGCATCTATCTGACCGGATCGGATGGAGTGACCGTTTATGCCCCTTCGGGTGAAAAGGTCGCAACGATTCCCGTGCCTCGAGGATGGACTGCGAACGTGACGTTTGCCGGCCCCGAAAACAAGCACTTGTTCATCACGGCGCAAGACAGCGTGTTCACGATCAAAACGACGACGCAAGGTTTGGCAAAGGGAATGTAGTTTCCTAGGCCGACTTTGGTGGCCGATAATGATTCGCTAGCACCGCCAAACTGATCAGCCAAGTCGTACCGAACATGATCGGGGCATAAGTCGGCGCCAGCGCGGTCAACATGGCCGTGCACTCGAAGGCGACACCCAAGATCGCCGCTCCGCCCCAAATGTGCCCACTCATCGCGATAAAACCGAACCCGCTTAGAGCTGACGCGATCGAGAACAAACGGGTTTGGTCGATGTCACCGAGGACAAGCAACACGTTCATCACCGCCAGCGTGGCCAGGTAGCCCAACCAAATCGAATAGACGGGACGCTCAGCGACGGTTCGCGGTGCCAGCCCACCGCCACGGGCGCGTGAAATGATCGCCAAGATCAAAACGAACATCACTAAACGAGGCGACCAGAACGCGAACCACCGCGGATAATCAAGCTCGCCAAGGATGAACATTGCGGCGTGAAACACAAAGATCGTGGCGCCCAACATCAACAGCGTCCGGCTCCAGTTGACGAAGTGACTTTGATGTTGGTCCCGGCGAATCTCGCGTGCCACCCGATCGATCAAACCGCTGCCCTCGGCACTGGTCGTTTCGCCGATCAAGAACTTGTCCAAATCGTCGGCCAGTGCGTCAGCATTGACATAACGCTGGTCGGGTTCGAAACGAATCGCTTTCAAACAGATCCGTTCCAAGACCGGTGACACATCGCGTCGATAGTGCCGCGGTGCCTCCGGTTCATCTTGCAGCACACTGCGAAGTACTTCGGCAGCGGACGTTCCTTCGTGTGGCGGTCGCCCCGTCATGAGCGCGTAGAGAATCGCGCCAAGCGAATAAATGT is part of the Rubripirellula reticaptiva genome and harbors:
- a CDS encoding serine/threonine-protein kinase; its protein translation is MSTLPQGLPDFESVMADYLERIEQGQEPDPADYLRAYPQYSSDLKSFFRNREWFGESQPAAPVSLAGTRVGPYQIEAEIARGGMGVVYRARQQGLDRPVALKLISSGVLASREERTRFHIEAEAAARLHHPGIIAIHEIGSWEGYEYFSMTLVEGPTLQHRVDTKNFDDEIAARTVRDIARAVAYAHRAGIVHRDLKPENILLSEGGRPLITDFGLAKWHREGTLVTRTGQVLGTPHYMSPEQACGRGDSEASSDIYSLGAILYALMTGRPPHEGTSAAEVLRSVLQDEPEAPRHYRRDVSPVLERICLKAIRFEPDQRYVNADALADDLDKFLIGETTSAEGSGLIDRVAREIRRDQHQSHFVNWSRTLLMLGATIFVFHAAMFILGELDYPRWFAFWSPRLVMFVLILAIISRARGGGLAPRTVAERPVYSIWLGYLATLAVMNVLLVLGDIDQTRLFSIASALSGFGFIAMSGHIWGGAAILGVAFECTAMLTALAPTYAPIMFGTTWLISLAVLANHYRPPKSA